One window of the Rosa rugosa chromosome 3, drRosRugo1.1, whole genome shotgun sequence genome contains the following:
- the LOC133737429 gene encoding glutamate receptor 2.8-like, producing MKNHTNINTILVPFIFFFVLFSWIFMAMNAQNTTIQVNVGVILDFDSGSQKTDEFYWSCMNLALSDFYASNPHYKTRLVLLPGNSKGNVVGAAAAAVDLINNAEVQAIIGPVTSMQANFVVNVGYQAQVPILTFSASSPSLASLGSSFFFRLTQNDSIQVKAISNIVQNFGWRQVVPIFEDTSYGEGIIPFLIDALQTVEAHVPHRSVVSQSATDDQIEIELNRLKGMPTRVFIVHMNPHLCSRLFAKAKKIGMVSDGYVWIIASGISNRLSLMKHSHLNSMEGVLGIQTYIPRTLKLREFEKRWKMKFQQENPNVTKIKLDVYGFQAHDAVFALAMAVEQVGYTSIEYQKPSDSFKATDLDALKVSQYGQKLVGALSGIRFEGLAGDFNVVEGELQSSTYNIINVIGGKAKAIALWTPEKGMVVPTNTSKIFTNSKCIFGPIKWPGDPICVPRGWKIPTNGNKLKIGVPVKKGFEEFVRITKDPNTNTTTVTGFCIDVFLAAVKLLPYDLPHVFIPYENSNGSMNGTYDDLVYQVYLEKFDAVVGDTTIRANRSLYVDFTMPYTKSDVGMVVLIRDSTRKNAWIFMKPLTWGLWSTTLCFFIFIGFVVWVLEHRVNEDFRGPPSHQVGTSFWFSFSTMVFAHRERVVSNLARFVMTIWVFVMLIVTQSYTASLSSLLTVQQLMPTVTDLSDLLRNGDDVGYIENAFVREVLYEIGFNNTRLRVIKSAEDGDKELTKGTTKGGIAAFVGGTPLLKVFVAKYCSKYTMIGPISKTNGFAFVFPKRSPLVADMSSAILNLTEGKEILNLEATWLGNESICQGSSSANISGNSLGLESFWGLFLIAGVASVLALIIFFASFLYEHKHVLMPPNSRASIWRRIHALIEIFDDRDASSYTFRSSQPSNKIISVGDHGPNASPISNWPESPFSYTNHEDLDSVFGGQQTPAPGGASPEPVPTIELAITI from the exons ATGAAGAACCATACAAATATCAACACCATCCTTGTtccttttatatttttctttgttctgtttTCATGGATTTTCATGGCCATGAATGCACAGAACACAACTATTCAAGTGAATGTGGGGGTTATTCTTGACTTTGATTCAGGGAGCCAAAAAACTGATGAGTTTTACTGGAGTTGCATGAATCTGGCCCTCTCAGACTTCTATGCATCCAATCCTCACTACAAGACTAGGCTAGTTTTGCTCCCAGGAAACTCCAAAGGAAATGTTGTTGGTGCAGCTGCTGCAG CTGTAGATTTGATAAACAATGCAGAAGTCCAAGCAATCATAGGGCCTGTAACATCAATGCAGGCGAACTTCGTTGTTAATGTGGGATACCAAGCTCAAGTGCCCATTTTAACTTTTTCTGCATCCAGTCCTTCTCTTGCTTCACTCGGGAGCTCTTTCTTTTTCCGACTTACACAAAATGACTCAATCCAAGTGAAAGCCATAAGTAATATTGTTCAGAACTTTGGATGGAGACAAGTTGTTCCCATCTTTGAAGACACTTCTTATGGGGAGGGAATTATACCGTTTCTAATCGATGCCTTGCAAACTGTTGAAGCTCATGTTCCCCACAGAAGTGTAGTTTCCCAATCAGCCACTGAtgatcaaattgaaattgaGCTTAACAGGTTAAAAGGGATGCCAACTAGAGTCTTCATTGTGCATATGAATCCTCATCTGTGCTCCAGGCTATTTGCCAAGGCAAAAAAGATTGGAATGGTGAGTGATGGTTATGTTTGGATCATTGCTAGTGGGATATCTAATCGTTTAAGTTTGATGAAACATTCACACCTAAATTCCATGGAAGGTGTGTTAGGTATACAAACATACATTCCAAGAACACTAAAGCTTAGAGAATTTGAAAAGCGGTGGAAAATGAAATTCCAACAAGAGAATCCAAACGTAACTAAGATTAAGTTGGATGTTTACGGATTTCAAGCTCATGATGCTGTCTTTGCACTAGCTATGGCAGTCGAACAAGTCGGATATACAAGCATTGAATATCAAAAGCCAAGTGATTCCTTCAAGGCAACAGATCTTGATGCCCTTAAGGTATCTCAGTATGGTCAAAAACTTGTTGGAGCCCTGTCTGGTATTAGATTTGAAGGTTTAGCTGGAGATTTCAATGTCGTAGAAGGGGAGCTTCAGTCATCAACTTATAACATAATTAATGTAATTGGTGGTAAAGCAAAGGCAATTGCGTTGTGGACTCCAGAAAAAGGAATGGTTGTTCCAACAAACACAAGCAAAATCTTTACTAATTCCAAGTGCATTTTTGGACCCATTAAGTGGCCAGGTGATCCTATCTGTGTTCCTAGAGGATGGAAGATCCCAACTAATGGAAATAAGTTGAAAATAGGTGTTCCTGTCAAGAAAGGTTTTGAAGAGTTTGTTAGGATCACGAAAGATCCTAATACTAACACAACGACTGTCACAGGGTTCTGTATTGATGTCTTCCTTGCAGCAGTGAAATTATTACCATATGATCTTCCTCATGTTTTCATTCCCTATGAAAATTCTAATGGGTCGATGAATGGGACTTATGATGATTTGGTCTATCAAGTATATCTCGAG AAATTTGATGCTGTTGTTGGAGATACAACAATTAGAGCAAACAGATCCTTGTATGTTGACTTTACAATGCCATACACTAAATCTGATGTAGGAATGGTTGTGCTAATCAGAGACAGCACAAGGAAAAATGCATGGATTTTCATGAAGCCTTTGACATGGGGCCTTTGGTCGACAACTTTGTGTTTCTTTATCTTTATTGGTTTTGTTGTTTGGGTATTGGAACATCGAGTTAATGAAGATTTTCGGGGTCCTCCTTCACATCAAGTTGGAACAAGCTTCTGGTTTTCTTTCTCAACCATGGTTTTTGCACATA GGGAGAGAGTGGTCAGCAACTTGGCTAGATTTGTGATGACTATATGGGTATTTGTTATGCTCATAGTGACACAAAGTTACACAGCTAGTCTCTCATCACTATTAACAGTCCAACAACTCATGCCGACTGTTACTGACTTAAGTGATCTTTTAAGGAATGGCGATGATGTCGGCTACATCGAGAATGCCTTTGTTCGTGAAGTCTTGTATGAAATAGGTTTTAATAATACCAGGCTCAGGGTTATTAAATCCGCGGAAGATGGTGATAAAGAGCTCACAAAAGGTACTACAAAGGGTGGTATTGCTGCTTTTGTTGGTGGAACGCCATTGTTGAAGGTTTTTGTTGCAAAGTACTGCTCCAAATACACCATGATTGGACCTATCTCCAAAACTAATGGGTTTGCTTTC GTGTTCCCTAAACGTTCACCTCTTGTAGCTGATATGTCAAGCGCAATCCTAAATTTGACCGAAGGAAAGGAGATTCTGAATCTTGAAGCCACTTGGCTAGGGAACGAAAGCATTTGTCAAGGCTCAAGTTCTGCCAATATATCTGGCAACAGTCTTGGCCTTGAGAGCTTTTGGGGACTATTCCTCATTGCTGGAGTCGCTTCTGTATTAGCTCTCATCATATTTTTTGCTTCCTTCCTTTACGAGCATAAGCATGTCTTGATGCCCCCTAATTCAAGAGCTTCCATATGGAGAAGGATTCATGCCTTAATTGAAATTTTTGATGATAGAGATGCCAGCTCTTATACTTTCAGAAGCAGTCAACCGTCTAATAAAATCATTAGTGTTGGCGATCATGGACCGAATGCGTCACCGATTAGCAACTGGCCAGAAAGCCCCTTCAGCTATACAAACCATGAAGATCTTGACTCTGTATTTGGAGGTCAACAAACACCAGCTCCAGGTGGAGCATCTCCGGAACCAGTTCCAACTATTGAGCTTGCTATCACTATTTaa